In one window of Borrelia anserina Es DNA:
- the pnp gene encoding polyribonucleotide nucleotidyltransferase, protein MRKILKLKVGREDLVLETGLLAKQANGAVLATYGGSTVLATVCCSDSFREGLDFVPLSVEYNEKYYAAGKIPGGFIKREGKPKDKEVLVSRLIDRPMRPLFDKRFGREIQVVPTTLSTDQMNPPDIVGMNAAFAAVFLSDIPFNGPIAAVRMAYLNNEFIVNPSFDEIQNSILDIVVAGSLDGITMVEGGANEVSEEVLLSAIDEAYEYIKQICNLQKEFLFVIGEREKLPLAYEEKVFEFKNELKDLIYSELKDACFVKGKLNRDKAIRLVKQKAYEHFSSMDQINEENEALFYKACADFEQEIVRRSILENNFRTDGRAPTQIRDIFAEVDLLKRTHGSALFTRGETQALAVTTLGTSIDEQIMDDIDGDKRLNFMLHYNFPPFSVGETGRLMTGRREIGHGHLAQRSLEAMLPKKDDFPYTIRVVSEILESNGSSSMATVCSGSMSLMAAGVPVKEQVAGIAMGLVSDGNKYVILSDILGEEDHLGDMDFKVAGTKNGITGFQMDIKISNVTKQLMKDALEQARIGRMHILSVMNSVISKSRDDISVNAPKILQLQIDIDKISLVIGSTGKTVKAITDEFEVRVQIEQDGKITLFGIDSLKMQKAKAKIESIVREPKIGEVYEGIVKKVNSFGAFIELTPIKEGFLSNRLRSRNDRYGDMRHSRYGRDGRNTFGVRPPRLEEGQIVKVRISDIDKFGKIELELVRD, encoded by the coding sequence TTGAGAAAAATTTTGAAGTTGAAAGTAGGAAGAGAAGATTTAGTTTTAGAAACAGGATTATTGGCTAAGCAAGCAAATGGTGCAGTTCTTGCTACTTATGGCGGTTCTACTGTTCTTGCTACGGTCTGTTGTTCAGATTCATTTCGTGAAGGTTTGGATTTTGTCCCTTTATCTGTTGAGTATAATGAGAAGTATTATGCTGCTGGAAAGATTCCTGGGGGATTTATTAAAAGAGAAGGTAAACCAAAAGATAAGGAAGTGCTTGTTTCTAGATTAATAGATAGGCCTATGAGACCACTTTTTGATAAAAGATTTGGTAGAGAAATTCAGGTTGTTCCGACGACTTTATCTACAGATCAGATGAACCCTCCTGATATTGTTGGGATGAATGCTGCTTTTGCGGCAGTTTTTTTGTCAGATATTCCGTTTAATGGTCCAATTGCGGCTGTTAGGATGGCTTACTTAAATAATGAGTTTATAGTAAATCCTTCTTTTGATGAGATACAAAATTCGATTTTGGATATTGTTGTTGCCGGAAGTTTAGATGGTATTACAATGGTTGAAGGTGGTGCTAATGAGGTTAGTGAGGAAGTGTTACTTTCTGCAATAGATGAAGCTTATGAGTACATTAAACAAATTTGTAATCTTCAAAAAGAATTTTTATTTGTAATCGGTGAAAGAGAGAAATTGCCACTTGCTTATGAAGAGAAGGTGTTTGAATTTAAGAATGAACTTAAAGATTTAATTTACTCTGAACTTAAGGATGCTTGTTTTGTAAAGGGTAAGCTTAATAGAGATAAGGCCATAAGATTAGTTAAACAGAAAGCTTATGAGCATTTTTCTTCTATGGATCAGATAAATGAAGAGAATGAAGCTCTTTTTTATAAAGCTTGTGCTGATTTTGAGCAAGAAATTGTTAGAAGATCAATCCTTGAGAATAATTTTAGGACTGATGGGCGCGCTCCTACACAGATAAGAGATATTTTTGCTGAAGTTGATCTTTTAAAGAGAACACATGGTTCGGCTCTTTTTACAAGAGGTGAGACCCAAGCATTGGCTGTAACGACTTTAGGAACAAGTATTGATGAGCAAATAATGGATGATATTGATGGTGATAAGCGTCTTAATTTTATGCTTCATTATAATTTTCCTCCGTTTTCTGTTGGTGAGACAGGTAGACTTATGACTGGTAGGCGTGAAATTGGGCATGGACATTTAGCCCAAAGATCTTTGGAAGCTATGTTACCTAAGAAAGATGATTTTCCATATACTATTAGGGTAGTATCTGAAATATTAGAATCAAATGGTTCATCATCAATGGCTACGGTATGTTCTGGAAGTATGTCTTTAATGGCTGCTGGGGTTCCTGTTAAGGAGCAGGTGGCAGGAATAGCTATGGGACTTGTTAGTGATGGTAATAAGTATGTGATTTTAAGTGATATTCTTGGAGAAGAGGATCATTTGGGTGATATGGATTTTAAAGTTGCAGGTACTAAAAATGGTATCACTGGTTTTCAGATGGATATTAAGATTTCAAACGTTACTAAACAGTTAATGAAGGATGCTCTTGAACAGGCACGAATTGGGAGAATGCATATTTTATCTGTTATGAATTCTGTGATTTCAAAATCAAGAGATGATATTTCTGTTAATGCTCCTAAGATTCTTCAGTTGCAAATTGATATTGATAAAATTTCTCTTGTTATTGGGTCTACTGGCAAGACAGTTAAAGCAATTACGGATGAGTTTGAAGTCAGGGTTCAAATTGAGCAGGATGGTAAAATTACTCTTTTTGGAATTGATAGCTTAAAGATGCAAAAGGCTAAGGCAAAGATAGAGAGTATTGTCAGGGAACCTAAAATAGGTGAGGTTTATGAAGGAATTGTTAAGAAAGTTAATAGTTTTGGAGCTTTCATTGAACTTACTCCTATTAAGGAGGGATTTTTAAGTAATCGATTAAGATCAAGAAATGATAGATATGGTGATATGAGACATTCTAGATATGGTAGAGATGGTAGGAATACATTTGGTGTTCGGCCTCCAAGGTTAGAAGAGGGACAAATTGTTAAGGTTAGGATATCTGATATCGATAAGTTTGGTAAGATTGAGCTTGAATTGGTTAGAGATTAA